A single window of Vibrio stylophorae DNA harbors:
- the hemN gene encoding oxygen-independent coproporphyrinogen III oxidase produces MKERCMSMSSLVWDQALIEKYNYSGPRYTSYPTAVEFHEGFGHDEFIKACQAAPQRPLSLYVHIPFCHTLCYYCGCNKVITRHQNKADIYLDYLEREIAERAQWVGQRRVTQLHFGGGTPTFLDDAQFTRLMTMIRAHFTLTDDAEVSLELDPREFGVERLDTLKQLGINRLSIGVQDFDKEVQRVVNRVQDEAHICALVHRARELGFGSLNLDLIYGLPKQTQDGFQHTLDQVLTLRPDRLSVFNYAHMPQLFAAQRKLKDEDMPAPKTKLAMLGQTISTLTQAGYQFIGMDHFALPEDELAKAQRAGELHRNFQGYTTQGECDLLGFGVSAISMMGDSYSQNAKVLKEYYAALDAQGEALWRGVELNQDDLIRREVIKTLICNFQLNKANIEAQFAIDFDTYFAEDMALLKPFIADQLVTLSADKIEVSVQGRLLIRNICMCFDTYLRDRARQQQFSRVI; encoded by the coding sequence ATCAAGGAGCGCTGCATGTCAATGTCATCCTTGGTGTGGGATCAGGCCCTGATCGAAAAATATAACTATTCTGGGCCTCGCTACACCTCTTATCCAACCGCGGTCGAATTCCATGAAGGATTTGGCCACGACGAATTTATCAAAGCCTGTCAGGCTGCACCGCAGCGACCGCTCTCGCTTTATGTGCACATCCCTTTCTGCCACACCCTGTGTTACTACTGTGGTTGTAATAAGGTGATCACCCGCCATCAAAATAAAGCAGATATCTACCTTGATTATCTTGAGCGTGAAATTGCCGAGCGGGCGCAATGGGTCGGCCAGCGCCGCGTGACCCAATTGCACTTTGGTGGCGGTACGCCAACCTTTTTGGACGATGCGCAATTTACACGCCTGATGACCATGATTCGTGCGCATTTCACGCTGACGGATGATGCGGAAGTGAGCTTGGAGCTCGACCCGCGTGAATTTGGTGTTGAGCGCTTGGATACGCTGAAACAATTGGGCATCAATCGCTTGAGTATTGGCGTGCAGGATTTTGATAAAGAAGTGCAGCGCGTGGTTAATCGCGTTCAGGATGAAGCGCACATCTGTGCCTTGGTTCATCGCGCACGTGAGCTGGGTTTTGGTTCCCTCAATTTAGACTTGATTTATGGCCTGCCAAAACAGACGCAAGACGGCTTTCAGCACACCTTAGATCAAGTGCTCACGCTGCGTCCTGATCGTCTTTCTGTCTTTAACTACGCGCATATGCCGCAACTATTTGCCGCGCAGCGAAAGTTAAAAGATGAAGATATGCCAGCGCCGAAAACCAAGCTGGCCATGCTTGGCCAAACCATTAGTACCTTGACCCAAGCCGGTTATCAATTTATTGGTATGGACCATTTCGCCTTGCCTGAGGATGAGTTGGCCAAGGCGCAGCGCGCAGGGGAGTTGCACCGAAACTTCCAAGGTTACACCACCCAAGGTGAGTGTGACTTACTGGGCTTTGGTGTCTCTGCCATCTCGATGATGGGTGATAGCTATAGTCAAAATGCCAAAGTATTAAAGGAATACTACGCCGCGCTTGATGCGCAAGGTGAGGCTTTGTGGCGTGGTGTTGAGCTCAATCAAGATGATTTGATTCGCCGTGAGGTGATCAAGACCCTGATCTGTAATTTCCAGCTCAATAAAGCCAATATCGAAGCGCAGTTTGCCATCGATTTCGATACTTACTTTGCGGAAGATATGGCACTACTCAAACCATTTATTGCCGATCAGTTGGTGACATTAAGCGCCGATAAAATTGAAGTATCAGTGCAAGGCCGTTTGTTGATCCGCAATATTTGCATGTGCTTTGACACCTACTTGCGCGATCGCGCACGGCAACAGCAGTTTTCTCGCGTGATTTAA